The sequence AGGCAGTGGCGAAGGGCTTGAGCGCGGTGCACATAAACTGCCAATCTATAATGGTGGGCGTAGACAAGCGCAAGACACTACACGCATCTTTATGGATGCGCACAGTGTAGATGGTTGGCGTAAAAAAGACTTTTTTGATGTCTTGGGTGATGGTCAGCCGCAAGCGGCGCTTTTAGCTAAGATGCTCGAGTTGGGTCGCCAAGAGCCGTTTGAGCCGAACAGCCGCTTACCTGATGATTTAGATATTGGTATTTTGCGCGATAACCAGTGTGCTAAGCCTGAAGAGTTTGCGCAGTTTGCCCAAGACAATCCGCACAGTGGTATGCCCTTTGCGGTGACCGGTTTAAACGATGCAGAATACAGTCGTATTGAGCAGTGGTTGCAGGCCGGTGCGCAGGTAGATTGGCAGCCTTGGACTGCCAATGACATAGAGCAGCAGCAAATTGAGCAATGGGAAAGCTTTTTAAATGCTTCAGGTGCGCGCGAGTCCATTGTTAGCCGTTGGTTATTTGAGCATTTGTTTCTGGCGCATATTCATTTCTCAGCAGGTGATGAAAAGCACTTTTTCCGTTTGCTGCGTTCGCGCACGCCAAGTGGTGAGGCAGTGCGTGAAATTTCAACGCGGCGGCCCAATGATGATCCTGGGGTGCAAATGTACTACCGCTTTGTGCCTGTGGCTGATGTGATCGTGCACAAAACTCATATCACCTATGAGATGAGCCCTGAAAAGCTTGAACGGGTGAAGTCACTGTTTTTAAGTGATAACTGGAGTACCAATAAAGTCCCTGGTTATGGTGCTTTCTCGCGCAGTAACCCATTTGCCACCTTCGCTGCGATTCCTGCGCAAGCACGCTATCAATTTATGCTTGATGATGCTGAGTTTTTTGTGCGCACCTTTATTCGTGGGCCGGTGTGTCGTGGTCAAATTGCCACAGATGTGATTCGCGATAAGTTTTGGGCGTTTTTTCAAGATCCAGAGCATGATGTGTTTATTACAGACCCCGAATATCGACGTAAGGTGACGCCTTTACTGGCCATGCCAGGGCAGTTTGATGACATCAGTGACTTGCTAGGGTTTTGGGGGCGCTATAAGAAAAAACGTAATGCCTATGAAGATTTACGCCGTAAACGCTATAAAGATGCCGAACGACCAGACTGGACGCATATTTGGGCGGGCAATGATCAGGCACTGCTCAGTATCTTTCGCCAGCATGACAGTGCTAGCGTGCGCAAAGGCTTAATTGGTAGCGTGCCGCAAACCATGTGGCTGATGGATTTTCCATTACTGGAGCGCACTTATTATCAATTAGTTGTTAATTTTGATGTGTTTGGCAGTGTCTCACATCAGGCACAAACTCGGCTGTATTTCGACTTGATTCGTAATGGTTCTGAAGTGAATTTCTTACGCTTAATGCCACGCAAAG comes from Pseudomonas sp. C27(2019) and encodes:
- a CDS encoding fatty acid cis/trans isomerase gives rise to the protein MRALYLGLLSVVFSQTLLANQTVYSEQIQPIFTEKCVACHACYDAPCQLNLGSGEGLERGAHKLPIYNGGRRQAQDTTRIFMDAHSVDGWRKKDFFDVLGDGQPQAALLAKMLELGRQEPFEPNSRLPDDLDIGILRDNQCAKPEEFAQFAQDNPHSGMPFAVTGLNDAEYSRIEQWLQAGAQVDWQPWTANDIEQQQIEQWESFLNASGARESIVSRWLFEHLFLAHIHFSAGDEKHFFRLLRSRTPSGEAVREISTRRPNDDPGVQMYYRFVPVADVIVHKTHITYEMSPEKLERVKSLFLSDNWSTNKVPGYGAFSRSNPFATFAAIPAQARYQFMLDDAEFFVRTFIRGPVCRGQIATDVIRDKFWAFFQDPEHDVFITDPEYRRKVTPLLAMPGQFDDISDLLGFWGRYKKKRNAYEDLRRKRYKDAERPDWTHIWAGNDQALLSIFRQHDSASVRKGLIGSVPQTMWLMDFPLLERTYYQLVVNFDVFGSVSHQAQTRLYFDLIRNGSEVNFLRLMPRKVRDKVLKDWYQRSGKVKLWLDYTKIDHSTKSALGLPEVKSVGVFAERALQRFADINARVDPINRCFTAFCHREGLSRDAAAVEQALSRLSNRPAAGFKAINFLPEASMLRVEFSNGEREVYSLLRDRAHSNVAFMLGEQYRYQPGLDTLTVYPEVLSSYPNFIFNVKAEAVPAFVMALQQVSDEKSFRKVVEHWGIRRTHPEFWQYFHDLTEHIREREPLEAGVLDMNRYENL